GCCTTGTGAAGAAAaactatgtaattttttttcatttattttctagaaatagaaccatagaaaccttggttgacaattttatttaattacccatctctttatatatttgtttaataattatttatgatacaattgtgatatatatgtatgagatgatccacaATTGATCTATCAAagataagaagtgtggtaatgagaaaatacatgtcttgtattgttccattcacttctttaggttattcaATTATTCTGAGAAGTGTGATAATAAGaaggtgcatgtctaggattggatctgaTAAGGTAAACTTGGTTTTTAAGTGGTCAAATACAACTTACCTCCCTTTCCTAATAACCTACTTGGTGCACAGTTCACATTCACTTTTTTAGTTAttcccttaaaataaaaattatggtgaatcaaaattttttgattgaatcttgtgaataattgaatgtgaatattataaaattactataGCATGTCATGCATACATGAGATAAGCTTGCCATATAATTTAGGAAAGAATGCtacatgtacttgtcatgcatatattgatcataCATGATTGAAACTGGAAATTATAAAAGCCTtgcatgttttttaaaatattgagtgggagaagatCTCTAAACAAGACCTACAACCTCCATCAATGTTCTTTTGTGATGGCATGACTAGAGCACTACCCCACGATAGGATTGCTATGTGGATTTCACTAAGGAGATTTCTTGAAAGTAAGAAGAATTATCTTGTGATTGAATGATAATTGGACTGATCCTTGTGGTAGGCATTATCATGTGATAGGTCAAAAAATTCTATCTTCAAAAGAGGGCAATTAGTCAAAGCATGCTATTCGGTGAGATTGTCCCACGATGACTCATTTGTGGTGCATGATGCGATAGGTGTTGAGAGTTGGTGGTTATACACTTAAGATCTTCTAATTAAGTAACTCCCCACGGAACTAtgcttaagttagaatgatagCCAAGCATTACACGTTTATTAGTGCGTGTGAATGCCTAAGAAATTACgttcatgtactaattggatggaaatatccatgttcttactagttgtTCATGTGCATCCCAATGTGGCTTGATTTAATGGGTGTAGCAATTATCGTTGCAAcgacttacaaatgttttcaaggtttaatgtaagatgcatgcatcatcttaatgcatatcgTAATGTTGCAAAACGTTTTCAaacatttgcttaatacaaatatgaatgttttattttaagttcaaaAATGACACAAACTCCCTTATTGAACATACTCACTGAAaacaaattgaacaaaaataactataaggaaTGAAAAAGGAACTTGTTAATTTTCCTGATCTGTGAGAAACTTAAAATAGTTATTGATAATAAGTGCCCACCGACTACTCAAGCTGAGGCTAGAAAATGCTGGGAAGATTCTAATGAGGTAACTCGTTGCTACATGCTGGCAAGCATGACCAGTACTCTGTATAAACAACTGGAGAGCTATAAGACTACTAAAGCGATTCTAGATAACCTAGAAGACATGTTCGGAGGCCAAGCTACCTTGGCTCGACAGTCTGCCATAACTAGCTTGATGAATGCCCAACAAAAGCCCATCACTTCGGTCAAAGACCATATGATCACTCTTATGGGCTACTTTCCTGAGGCTGCAAACAATGAGGCCAATTTGGACCAGAACAGTCAAATTGAGATGGTGTTCAATAGCTTGTCAAAGGATTTTGCTAGTTTTAGGGCTGCATATAATCTTGGAAATAAAAACCTGACACTTACATAACTTATGAAGTAGTTACgatcctatgagttgatgttgaacaACAGCCTAAGATCTCTGGGCCACCACAAgtggaaaagaagaaaaccagAAAGCCTAAATGCTTATTCTACAGCAAGAAAGGGCACTTCAAGACAAACTATAAAAAgtgcaagaaaatcattttcaaatcgGATTTTTCCAACATCAAGGTCATTACCATGGATCAAAATGACTTTCAAACATAATCAAGATTTCATACATTCAAGTTTGTTCCAAAACTGTAACAACCTTACCCGAACTGTTCATCGAATCTATGTTTGGGGTGTCACAACTGGACTGGGTTCACGAacaatattagaattttttttaaaaaatcaaactgtattacctatttataaaacttacaatagagacaaatatttttaaataagctTTACTGTTGAACCCCAAACTCTAAGGGCATTACatatttacaatatatatattcgacGACATGTCGAAGTCTCTGAAGGTACCCCTTTCCTATGTACATGACACTCCACTAATAGAGCTCCTTGATCCAACACTGTCTGGCTTGATCCCTCATCGAGTCTCTTATTCCACAAATCCTGCAAAACGCAGGCCACAGTTTGGTAAGTTTGGATTAACTTAGTGAGTCTCTAAATTACTTGAAATTAGACCCCATCTTCCACgggttaaaaaaaaagaaactacaATACAACTAACTCCCTACTTATGTGAGTAAAGCCTCTTAAACTCATAGTTATAGGCTCTGAGTTATTCCAAATCCCATCCTTTAGCAGATAGATTGCTAAACGAATTACCCTGGCAATCCTATCAACCCACAATCAGTCTTGGCGCATTCTTCGGATGTCTCACCATTTCTGTGGACTCTATTATTTCCTCTAATTGTATCCATTCTTCCATTTATTCCTAGTGTGGACTCTTCTTTCCAACTTATTCTTATAAGGTAATCCCATAAGTTTACCCTCCTAAAGGTCCTTAGATATGTTTCCCCTTAGCGAACATTTCGACTTTGTTTAGTCCATCGTAGATTCCTTATCGTACCATAGTCTCGAAGGACTTGCTGATGTCCCAACTGCTGAGATAGCTATTGAGGTCCCCCGCCACTCTGGCAGACTAGGTTCCACTTAGGATGCTTAGTGGTTGGATTATTTCCTTGTAATCATCCTCATTCGAGATACCATGCTTATAAGTGTAACATATCCATCTGATGTGGGTCACTTTGACCTATAGTACCCAACATATTATCATCGGAGTTCACAATTTTTCTCACATGCTAATTCC
The sequence above is a segment of the Gossypium raimondii isolate GPD5lz chromosome 4, ASM2569854v1, whole genome shotgun sequence genome. Coding sequences within it:
- the LOC105778972 gene encoding uncharacterized protein LOC105778972 gives rise to the protein MTSTLYKQLESYKTTKAILDNLEDMFGGQATLARQSAITSLMNAQQKPITSVKDHMITLMGYFPEAANNEANLDQNSQIEMVFNSLSKDFASFRAAYNLGNKNLTLT